The following are encoded in a window of Gramella sp. MT6 genomic DNA:
- a CDS encoding HNH endonuclease translates to MIKSYRQEIWKTLHKDSWEDRFVYKVSNFGRMISYLKNPEGDLMKGGKVGGYLNFAVKLKNGKHKTYYIHRIIAELFLEKKEGDQYVIHKNFVKNDNRVSNLAWATKDEWVQHQYDSPKVKENKKKRKLRKVTSYSKLTYAQAVILKKKLLDPERKTRIRVLAKQFGVSEMQLYRIKSGENWGDIEV, encoded by the coding sequence ATGATTAAAAGTTACAGACAGGAAATCTGGAAAACCCTACACAAAGATTCCTGGGAAGACCGCTTTGTCTACAAAGTCTCAAATTTCGGAAGAATGATCAGTTATCTGAAAAATCCCGAAGGAGACTTAATGAAAGGCGGAAAAGTAGGTGGATATTTAAACTTCGCGGTAAAATTGAAGAATGGAAAGCATAAGACGTATTACATTCATCGCATTATTGCAGAATTGTTTTTAGAGAAGAAAGAAGGTGATCAGTACGTGATTCACAAAAATTTCGTGAAGAACGACAATCGCGTTTCTAATTTGGCATGGGCCACCAAAGACGAATGGGTCCAACATCAATACGACAGTCCTAAGGTAAAGGAAAACAAAAAGAAGAGGAAGCTGAGAAAAGTTACTTCCTATTCCAAGCTAACCTATGCCCAGGCTGTTATTCTAAAGAAAAAACTTTTAGATCCCGAAAGGAAAACCCGTATCAGGGTACTTGCAAAGCAATTTGGAGTTTCCGAAATGCAATTGTACCGTATCAAATCGGGTGAGAACTGGGGAGATATCGAAGTATAG
- a CDS encoding class I SAM-dependent methyltransferase, translating into MSNLFKLALNSIPRPVLIRISYLVRPFLKIYLKGSRYTDPIDGSGFKKFLPYGYENQRENVLSPSTLSLERHRLLWLYLKNETEFFNKQLKVLHFAPEQAFYKRFRQLSNLDYTTTDLNSPLADVKADICDLPFKNESFDFILCNHVLEHIPDDKKAMQELYRILKPGGTAILQIPQDLNRAETFQDDSITDLRERSKIFGQYDHVRVYGRDYFDKLRSVGFKVDEVDYTSKLSTAEIEKYRLAQGEIIPVCHK; encoded by the coding sequence ATGAGTAATCTTTTTAAACTGGCCTTAAATTCAATTCCCAGGCCTGTTCTTATTAGAATTAGTTACCTGGTAAGGCCGTTTTTAAAGATTTATCTTAAAGGCTCGCGATATACCGATCCTATTGATGGGAGCGGTTTTAAGAAGTTTTTACCTTATGGTTACGAAAATCAGCGGGAAAATGTTCTTTCCCCCTCTACCCTTTCTTTAGAAAGGCACAGGCTTCTATGGCTTTATTTAAAAAATGAAACCGAATTTTTTAATAAGCAATTAAAGGTTTTACACTTTGCCCCGGAACAGGCTTTCTATAAGCGGTTCAGGCAACTTTCGAATCTTGATTATACTACTACAGATCTCAACTCTCCTTTAGCAGATGTTAAGGCCGATATTTGTGATCTGCCATTTAAAAATGAAAGTTTCGATTTTATTTTATGCAACCACGTTCTGGAACATATCCCCGATGACAAAAAAGCCATGCAGGAACTCTACAGGATCCTCAAGCCGGGGGGAACGGCTATCCTGCAAATACCTCAGGATCTAAATAGAGCTGAGACTTTTCAGGACGATTCTATTACAGATCTCAGGGAACGTTCTAAGATCTTTGGTCAATATGATCACGTAAGAGTTTATGGAAGAGATTATTTCGATAAATTACGCAGCGTAGGATTTAAAGTTGATGAAGTAGATTACACTTCTAAACTTTCAACAGCAGAGATCGAAAAATATAGATTGGCTCAAGGGGAGATCATCCCGGTTTGCCATAAATAA
- a CDS encoding FAD:protein FMN transferase, whose protein sequence is MRKISLLVLLAFTIISCNRSSDVSSHKFTGEALGTTYMVHYFSEDDFNFEKSLDSILDAINSSMSTYITKSDISRINRGDTTVKVDENFKAVFNASNKIYKESDGFFDPTVGVLVNAYGFGPGKQLKEIDSVSLDSLLKLVGLDKIKIKDDGTIQKQNPSIYLDFNAIAKGYTIDVIAEYLESQNVENYLIELGGELRAKGKNLENENEWVVGIDDPNQEEGNRRLQAKVKLLDAAMATSGNYRKYRLDSLTGQKYVHTINPKTGKAEKSNILSASVLAENCMLADGYATAFMALGLDRTKEVLEDLDGVEVYIMYSSENGEMKVFQSPDFKKNILE, encoded by the coding sequence ATGAGAAAGATTTCCCTTTTAGTTTTATTAGCCTTTACTATTATTTCATGCAATAGATCTTCAGATGTAAGTAGTCATAAATTCACAGGGGAAGCTCTAGGCACAACCTATATGGTGCATTACTTCTCAGAAGATGACTTCAATTTCGAAAAATCATTAGATAGTATACTTGATGCGATCAATTCTTCCATGAGTACTTATATCACCAAATCTGATATTTCACGAATTAATCGTGGAGATACTACCGTGAAAGTTGATGAGAATTTCAAGGCAGTTTTTAATGCCTCTAATAAGATCTATAAGGAGAGCGATGGGTTCTTTGATCCAACTGTAGGTGTTCTTGTTAATGCTTATGGATTTGGCCCTGGAAAACAATTAAAAGAGATCGATAGTGTATCCCTGGACTCTTTGCTCAAACTTGTGGGATTAGATAAGATCAAGATCAAAGATGACGGAACTATTCAAAAGCAAAATCCTTCAATATATCTGGATTTTAATGCGATCGCTAAAGGTTATACCATCGATGTTATCGCTGAATATCTGGAATCTCAAAATGTGGAGAACTATCTTATAGAGCTTGGAGGTGAATTAAGAGCAAAAGGTAAAAATCTTGAAAATGAAAATGAGTGGGTAGTAGGTATCGATGATCCAAATCAGGAAGAAGGTAACAGAAGACTTCAGGCTAAAGTAAAATTATTGGATGCAGCGATGGCTACTTCTGGTAATTACAGAAAATACAGACTAGATTCTTTAACTGGTCAGAAGTACGTACACACTATTAATCCTAAAACAGGAAAGGCTGAAAAAAGTAATATTTTAAGCGCTTCTGTCCTTGCAGAGAATTGTATGCTTGCAGATGGTTATGCGACTGCATTCATGGCTCTTGGCCTGGATAGGACCAAAGAAGTTCTCGAAGACCTTGATGGGGTGGAAGTATATATAATGTATTCTTCTGAGAATGGTGAAATGAAGGTATTCCAGTCGCCAGATTTTAAAAAGAATATTCTGGAATAA
- a CDS encoding Na(+)-translocating NADH-quinone reductase subunit F, whose product MPKLNKQELHNLAMNIVGKDLEDNGYEFLGVNSKLKKNPQFVALKESKLHFVIVRAIEYPDDPNAFDPAFMKDIKEHAQKFNARTFYAGVGLANSSDYEKPITSDEDYIVNYSGWKEF is encoded by the coding sequence ATGCCGAAATTAAATAAACAGGAATTGCATAATCTCGCGATGAATATCGTAGGCAAGGACCTTGAGGATAATGGATATGAATTTCTTGGAGTGAATAGTAAGTTAAAGAAAAATCCTCAGTTCGTTGCTCTGAAGGAATCCAAATTGCATTTTGTGATCGTAAGAGCTATTGAATATCCCGATGATCCAAATGCCTTTGATCCGGCCTTTATGAAAGATATCAAGGAGCACGCTCAGAAATTTAATGCAAGAACCTTTTATGCAGGTGTTGGTCTTGCGAATTCCAGCGATTATGAAAAACCCATCACCAGCGATGAGGATTATATTGTTAATTATTCCGGTTGGAAAGAATTTTAG